Proteins encoded together in one Pirellulales bacterium window:
- a CDS encoding MFS transporter, whose protein sequence is MSSPSGPAGRLTGVQWLICVIASIGFAFDIYELLMLPLILRPALQELGVTPGSAEFTHWRGMLFFVPAFVGGVFGLIGGYLTDRLGRRAVLTWSILLYAFSAFAAGFSTSIPMLLFFRCTTFIGVCVEFVAAVAWLAELFPEPERRERVLGYTQFFSSIGGLLVAGANSLAIEYSGNLPAIAIPEFLSSLLGTIDLKHQHEAWRYTLMSGLIPAIPLIVIRPFLPESPIWAQKKAAGTLKRPSILELFSPALRRTTIVTTLMFACSYGAAFGAIQQIPQIVPGLPDVKQKTEGLKKPEQAKIEQATAADVTKVQEIGGLVGRFLLAVLAVRIVSRRTLIRLFQIPGLIVMPLVFAVAGVQSLQLLYFGIFFAGLLTVAQFSFWGNYLPRVYPVHLRGTGESFAANIGGRMIGTSFAWVTSTLAAQSFVPGTSDPTKMAYTAAAVGLAVYVVGLIASFWLPEPPTEIAD, encoded by the coding sequence ATGTCCTCTCCTTCCGGCCCTGCGGGGCGACTGACCGGCGTCCAATGGTTGATCTGTGTCATCGCATCGATTGGCTTCGCGTTTGATATTTACGAATTGCTGATGTTGCCGCTGATTCTGCGCCCGGCACTGCAAGAACTAGGCGTGACGCCGGGGAGTGCGGAATTCACGCATTGGCGGGGCATGTTGTTCTTCGTGCCGGCATTTGTCGGCGGGGTGTTTGGACTGATCGGCGGTTATTTGACCGATCGTTTGGGCCGGCGTGCTGTGTTGACGTGGAGTATTTTGCTGTACGCTTTTTCAGCATTTGCCGCCGGGTTCAGCACGTCGATTCCAATGCTGTTGTTCTTTCGTTGTACGACGTTCATTGGCGTGTGCGTCGAGTTCGTGGCCGCCGTCGCCTGGCTTGCCGAGTTGTTCCCCGAGCCGGAACGCCGCGAGCGGGTCTTGGGCTATACCCAGTTCTTTTCGTCGATCGGCGGTTTGCTGGTTGCCGGTGCCAATTCGCTGGCTATCGAGTACTCGGGAAATCTGCCGGCGATCGCTATTCCCGAGTTCCTCAGTTCGCTGCTGGGGACGATCGACCTCAAGCATCAACACGAAGCGTGGCGCTACACACTGATGTCGGGCTTGATCCCGGCGATACCCTTGATCGTGATACGCCCGTTCCTGCCCGAAAGTCCGATTTGGGCACAGAAGAAAGCTGCCGGCACGCTCAAGCGGCCGAGCATACTAGAGCTATTCTCGCCCGCCTTACGTCGCACCACGATTGTGACCACTTTGATGTTTGCCTGCAGCTACGGCGCGGCGTTCGGTGCCATCCAGCAGATTCCGCAGATCGTTCCTGGTCTGCCTGACGTGAAACAAAAGACCGAGGGCCTGAAGAAGCCCGAGCAGGCCAAGATCGAGCAAGCCACCGCGGCCGATGTCACCAAGGTGCAGGAGATCGGCGGGCTCGTTGGGCGGTTCCTCTTGGCGGTGTTGGCCGTGCGCATCGTCAGTCGCCGGACTTTGATTCGCTTGTTTCAGATTCCGGGGCTGATCGTTATGCCGCTAGTCTTTGCCGTTGCCGGGGTGCAGAGTTTGCAATTGCTGTATTTTGGCATCTTCTTCGCCGGTTTGCTGACTGTGGCGCAGTTCAGCTTTTGGGGCAACTACTTGCCGCGCGTCTATCCGGTCCATCTGCGCGGCACCGGCGAAAGTTTCGCCGCCAATATCGGCGGGCGAATGATCGGTACTTCGTTCGCCTGGGTTACCAGCACGCTGGCCGCGCAATCTTTTGTGCCGGGAACGTCCGACCCTACAAAGATGGCATACACGGCCGCAGCCGTGGGACTGGCAGTCTATGTTGTAGGCTTGATTGCGTCGTTCTGGTTGCCTGAGCCGCCGACGGAAATCGCCGACTGA
- a CDS encoding aldose 1-epimerase encodes MLDIVALHDPTTGATAKVMPARGFNCFSYQPVFLGEPVEVLWTAPDFVTGQSKASHSGIPVLFPYPGRLRGASFRYDGRSFALEGNDGIGNAIHGFVIDRPWRIVDQTGTRVVGEFQASVDEPALLAHWPSDFRIAVAYELVGHALTSDVRIENTGQGPLPFGFGTHPYFRVPLGRTGSRDRCVVTVPADHYWELAHMMPTGRKLPATGAHGLASGMQFADTKLDDVFTDLTFANGRAVTTITDPDNHRTLELTFDEQFRECVVYNPPHREAICIEPYTCVPDAYQLAEAGVDTGLRVLSPGESFSSRIDIRLSG; translated from the coding sequence ATGCTAGATATCGTCGCCTTGCACGATCCCACGACCGGCGCCACGGCCAAAGTCATGCCGGCACGCGGATTCAACTGCTTCAGCTACCAGCCCGTTTTCCTAGGGGAACCGGTCGAGGTGCTGTGGACTGCGCCCGACTTCGTCACGGGACAGAGCAAGGCATCGCACAGCGGCATCCCGGTTCTGTTTCCATATCCCGGCCGGCTGCGCGGGGCGAGCTTTCGCTATGACGGCCGATCCTTTGCCCTGGAGGGTAACGACGGAATCGGCAATGCCATTCACGGTTTCGTCATCGACCGTCCTTGGCGTATCGTCGATCAAACAGGCACGCGCGTCGTCGGCGAGTTCCAGGCCTCGGTCGACGAACCCGCCTTACTTGCCCATTGGCCAAGCGACTTCCGCATCGCCGTGGCGTACGAGCTTGTTGGCCACGCGTTGACAAGTGATGTGCGAATCGAAAACACGGGCCAGGGGCCGCTTCCTTTCGGCTTTGGCACGCACCCGTACTTTCGCGTGCCGCTGGGCCGTACCGGCAGCCGCGATCGCTGCGTTGTGACCGTGCCGGCCGACCATTATTGGGAACTCGCCCACATGATGCCGACCGGCCGCAAGTTGCCGGCTACCGGAGCGCATGGTTTGGCGTCCGGCATGCAGTTCGCCGATACCAAACTGGACGATGTTTTCACCGATCTGACGTTTGCCAACGGCCGCGCGGTGACAACGATCACAGACCCGGACAATCATCGCACGCTCGAACTGACGTTCGACGAGCAGTTTCGCGAATGCGTGGTCTACAATCCGCCCCATCGCGAGGCAATCTGCATCGAGCCTTACACCTGCGTCCCGGACGCTTACCAGTTAGCCGAGGCAGGTGTCGACACGGGCCTGCGCGTTCTGTCGCCGGGCGAGAGCTTCTCCTCGCGAATCGATATCCGGCTGAGTGGCTAG
- a CDS encoding FAD-dependent oxidoreductase, whose translation MAEIAGAAVTVEESHSMQVAVIGAGPAGLTAALRLSQGGAQVNVFEAADRVGGLAQSFDLWGQRVDLGPHRFFSTDARVNRLWLEVVGREYRMVDRLTRIYYQGRYFYYPLQMADVLVKLGPINAARCLASYAKEKLIPSNPQGEQNSFESWVVHRFGRRLFETFFKSYSEKLWGIPCSELDADFAAQRIKKFSLGEAVKRVLSPRRNNVHTTLVDRFAYPLHGTGTVYEKMAGRVIANAGEIHLRAPVRRITHEGFQVTGVELMDGRQVACDHVISTMPLTLLVRGLGEVPHEVQAAVDALSFRNTVLVYLNVDAVGLFPDQWVYMHAPEFGMGRVTNFRNWVPELYGDQRTTVLAVEYWCWDADPLWAEADDKIVERATRELRATGLLGKAHVLAGHVVRVPRSYPVYRRGYREHVACIVGYLQRFRGLTPIGRYGAFKYNSQDHSILMGILAAENILDNRSHDLWSVNADYASYQEDALISETGLVQDAIHA comes from the coding sequence ATGGCGGAGATTGCCGGCGCGGCGGTAACTGTCGAGGAGAGTCATTCCATGCAAGTCGCGGTGATTGGCGCCGGCCCTGCCGGCCTGACGGCCGCGCTTAGGTTGAGCCAGGGAGGCGCCCAGGTCAACGTCTTTGAAGCCGCCGATCGCGTCGGTGGGCTGGCACAATCGTTCGACCTGTGGGGACAGCGCGTCGATCTGGGGCCGCATCGATTTTTCAGCACCGATGCGCGCGTCAATCGGTTATGGTTGGAGGTCGTGGGCCGAGAGTACCGCATGGTGGATCGTTTGACGCGGATCTATTACCAAGGCCGGTACTTTTACTATCCTTTGCAAATGGCCGACGTCCTGGTCAAGCTGGGGCCAATCAACGCCGCGCGGTGCTTGGCCAGCTATGCCAAGGAAAAGCTGATTCCAAGTAATCCGCAAGGCGAGCAGAATTCGTTCGAATCGTGGGTGGTGCATCGTTTCGGACGCCGGTTGTTCGAGACGTTTTTCAAGTCCTACAGTGAAAAACTGTGGGGCATCCCGTGCAGCGAGTTGGATGCCGACTTCGCCGCGCAACGCATCAAGAAATTCTCACTGGGCGAAGCCGTCAAACGCGTGCTCTCGCCACGGCGGAATAACGTTCATACGACCCTGGTCGACCGCTTTGCCTATCCTTTGCATGGCACCGGTACGGTCTATGAAAAGATGGCCGGGCGAGTCATCGCGAACGCGGGCGAGATTCATCTCCGTGCGCCGGTTCGCCGTATAACGCACGAAGGCTTTCAGGTTACGGGCGTGGAGCTTATGGACGGGCGGCAGGTCGCTTGCGATCATGTGATTTCGACCATGCCCTTGACGCTGTTGGTGCGCGGTTTGGGAGAAGTGCCGCACGAGGTGCAGGCAGCTGTCGACGCACTTTCATTTCGCAATACCGTGCTCGTTTACCTGAATGTCGACGCGGTCGGGCTGTTTCCCGACCAATGGGTTTACATGCACGCGCCGGAATTCGGCATGGGCCGCGTCACGAACTTCCGCAATTGGGTGCCGGAATTGTACGGCGATCAGCGCACTACCGTGCTGGCCGTCGAGTATTGGTGCTGGGACGCCGATCCGTTGTGGGCCGAAGCGGACGACAAGATCGTGGAGCGGGCCACTCGCGAACTGCGCGCGACCGGTTTGCTTGGCAAGGCACACGTTCTGGCTGGGCACGTCGTACGCGTTCCACGGTCTTATCCTGTATATCGCCGCGGGTATCGCGAACATGTCGCCTGTATCGTGGGCTACTTACAACGCTTCCGCGGCTTGACGCCCATCGGCCGATACGGCGCGTTCAAGTACAACAGTCAGGATCACAGTATTCTGATGGGCATTCTGGCCGCCGAAAACATTCTCGATAATCGCAGCCATGACCTGTGGTCGGTCAATGCCGATTACGCGAGCTATCAGGAGGACGCATTGATCAGCGAAACCGGCCTGGTCCAGGATGCGATTCACGCGTGA